In the Sarcophilus harrisii chromosome 1, mSarHar1.11, whole genome shotgun sequence genome, one interval contains:
- the FARSA gene encoding phenylalanine--tRNA ligase alpha subunit: MADGPVAQLLLQRLEGGDGGLDSLELASALGLDHQVVVGAVKSLQALGEVIEAELRSTQRWELTPEGQETAQDGSHEARVFHSLPPEGLVQSELMKLPSGKVGFSKAMSNKWIRVEKNAPGGPRVFRAVDSVQDLVQAKLRLVQEGEAEHLSEKERNELKKRKLLSEMTLKTYWVSKGSAFSTSISKQEAELSPEMISSGSWRDVKFKAYNFSSKGILPEGGHLHPLMKVRTQFRQIFLEMGFTEMPTDNFIESSFWNFDALFQPQQHPARDQHDTFFLKDPAEALDFPMDYVERVKRIHSQGGYGSQGYKYDWKMEEAQKNLLRTHTTAASARALYRLAQKKPFSPAKYFSIDRVFRNETLDATHLAEFHQIEGVVADYGLTLGHLMGILKEFFTKLGITNLRFKPAYNPYTEPSMEVFNYHQGLKKWVEVGNSGVFRPEMLLPMGLPEGISVIAWGLSLERPTMIKYGINNIRELVGHKVNLQMVYDNPLCRLDT; encoded by the exons ATGGCTGACGGGCCGGTTGCTCAGTTGCTCTTGCAGCGGCTGGAAGGCGGCGACGGGGGTCTGGACAGCTTGGAGCTGGCGAGCGCGCTGGGCCTAGATCACCAAGTTGTGGTGGGCGCCGTCAAAAGCCTGCAGGCTCTGGGGGAG GTCATTGAAGCTGAGCTCCGATCCACGCAGCGATGGGAGCTTACGCCCGAGGGCCAGGAGACAGCCCAGGATGGCAGCCACGAGGCGAGGGTCTTCCACAGCCTCCCTCCCGAGGGTCTGGTGCAGAGTGAGCTCATG AAACTGCCCAGTGGCAAGGTGGGCTTCAGCAAGGCCATGTCCAACAAATGGATCCGTGTAGAGAAAAATGCACCTGGTGGGCCCCGGGTGTTCCGTGCT GTGGACAGCGTGCAGGACTTGGTGCAGGCAAAGCTGCGGCTGGTACAGGAAGGGGAAGCCGAGCATCTGAGTGAAAAGGAGAGgaatgaactgaagaagaggAAGCTGCTGTCCGAAAT GACCCTGAAGACCTACTGGGTGAGCAAGGGCAGTGCCTTCAGCACCAGCATCTCCAAGCAGGAGGCTGAGCTCAGTCCTGAAATGATTTCCAG TGGCTCCTGGCGGGATGTGAAATTCAAAGCATACAACTTCTCATCAAAAGGTATCTTACCTGAGGGTGGTCACCTGCACCCATTGATGAAAGTTCGCACCCAGTTCCGACAGATCTTTCTGGAGATGGG CTTCACAGAAATGCCAACTGACAACTTCATCGAGAGCTCCTTCTGGAACTTTGACGCCCTCTTCCAGCCCCAGCAGCACCCAGCCCGGGACCAGCATGATACTTTCTTCCTCAAGG accCAGCAGAGGCTCTGGATTTCCCCATGGATTACGTGGAGCGTGTAAAGCGGATTCACTCCCAGGGTGGCTACGGCTCTCAGGG ATACAAATATGACTGGAAAATGGAGGAGGCCCAGAAAAACCTCCTCCGGACACACACCACAGCTGCCAGTGCTCGGGCACTCTATCGCCTTGCCCAGAAG AAGCCCTTCTCCCCAGCCAAGTACTTCTCCATCGACCGCGTTTTCCGCAACGAGACGTTGGACGCCACCCACCTGGCTGAGTTCCATCAGATCGAAGGGGTGGTAGCTGATTATGGCCTCACCCTGGGCCACCTCATGGGCATCCTCAAAGAGTTCTTCACCAAACTCG gCATTACGAACCTGCGCTTCAAGCCAGCCTACAACCCCTACACCGAGCCCAGCATGGAGGTCTTCAACTATCATCAAG GTCTGAAGAAGTGGGTGGAGGTGGGGAACTCAGGGGTCTTCCGGCCTGAGATGCTGCTGCCCATGGGGCTGCCTGAGGGCATATCTGTCATTGCCTGGGGCCTTTCTCTGGAGAG GCCCACAATGATCAAATATGGTATCAACAACATCCGAGAATTGGTGGGGCACAAAGTGAACCTGCAGATGGTGTACGACAACCCGCTGTGTCGCCTGGACACCTAG
- the CALR gene encoding calreticulin, with translation MLPLLLLGLLGLAEAAGPVIYFKEQFLDGDAWEDRWVESKHKNDYGKFKLSSGKFFGDEEKDKGLQTSQDARFYALSSRMEPFSNKGQTLVVQFTVKHEQNIDCGGGYVKLFPANLDQASMHGDSEYNIMFGPDICGPGTKKVHVIFNYKGKNMLINKDIRCKDDEFTHLYTLIVRPDNTYEVKIDNVQVESGNMEDDWDFLPPKKIKDPEAKKPEDWDERAKIDDPTDTKPEDWEKPEHIPDPDAQKPEDWDEEMDGEWEPPVIQNPEYKGEWKPRQIDNPDYKGKWLHPEIDNPEYTPDPNLYAYDSFGVLGLDLWQVKSGTIFDNFLVTNDESYAEEFGEETWGATKEAEKKMKEQQDEAERQREEEEEKKLKEEEEAGEKDDEDRDDDDKEDEEDEEKEEEDDEDGAQPKDEL, from the exons ATGCTGCCTCTCTTGCTGCTGGGCCTACTAGGCCTGGCCGAGGCCGCGGGGCCCGTGATCTATTTCAAGGAGCAGTTCCTCGACGGAG ATGCTTGGGAGGATCGTTGGGTGGAATCTAAGCACAAGAATGACTACGGCAAGTTTAAGCTGTCCTCTGGGAAGTTCTTTGGTGATGAAGAGAAGGACAAAG GACTTCAGACAAGTCAGGATGCTCGATTCTATGCCTTGTCTTCGCGCATGGAGCCCTTCAGCAACAAGGGCCAGACGCTGGTGGTGCAGTTCACTGTGAAACATGAGCAGAACATTGACTGTGGAGGTGGTTATGTGAAGCTGTTCCCTGCCAACCTAGACCAGGCCAGCATGCATGGAGACTCAGAATACAACATCATGTTTG GCCCTGACATCTGTGGCCCAGGGACCAAGAAGGTGCACGTTATCTTTAACTACAAAGGCAAGAACATGCTGATTAACAAGGACATTCGCTGCAAG GATGATGAATTCACCCACTTATACACCCTGATTGTACGGCCAGACAACACATACGAAGTGAAGATAGACAATGTTCAAGTGGAATCGGGTAACATGGAAGATGACTGGGACTTCCTACCTCCCAAGAAAATCAAGGATCCTGAGGCCAAGAAGCCTGAGGACTGGGATGAGCGAGCCAAGATTGATGACCCCACAGACACAAAGCCAGAG GACTGGGAGAAACCTGAACACATTCCTGACCCAGATGCTCAGAAACCTGAGGATTGGGATGAAGAGATGGATGGGGAATGGGAACCACCTGTGATCCAGAACCCAGAGTACAAG GGAGAATGGAAGCCCCGGCAGATCGACAATCCTGACTACAAAGGCAAGTGGTTGCATCCTGAGATCGACAACCCTGAGTACACCCCTGACCCCAACCTTTATGCATATGATAGCTTTGGCGTGCTGGGTCTGGACCTGTGGCAG GTGAAGTCCGGTACCATCTTTGATAACTTCCTCGTCACCAATGATGAGTCATATGCAGAAGAGTTTGGTGAAGAGACCTGGGGAGCCACAAAG GAGGCCGAGAAGAAGATGAAGGAGCAGCAGGACGAGGCAGAGCGACAGcgtgaggaagaggaggagaaaaaactgaaggaggaagaggaggcaggAGAGAAGGATGACGAGGACAGAGATGATGATGACAAAGAAgatgaggaggatgaggagaaggaggaagaggatgatgaGGATGGTGCCCAGCCCAAAGATGAGCTGTAG